The following are from one region of the Heterodontus francisci isolate sHetFra1 chromosome 34, sHetFra1.hap1, whole genome shotgun sequence genome:
- the LOC137348547 gene encoding zinc finger protein 239-like, translating into MWDHQDTFCVLDNYMCRKCHQLEQQEAKELLSTEQKTPLQRCLESGRTTVNAGNVLSNQTLEYNCDLFLTVSRLKHYREDCNAQSSQFTIHELVHNDKRPFKCSDCAKSFKSKKHLATHQRVHTGERPFTCSICGKGFTDSPNLLIHQRVHTGERPFTCSICGKGFTDSPNLLIHQRVHTGERPFTWSVCGKGFTEPADPPRVHTGERPFTCSICGKGFTDSLNLQIHQQVHTGERSFTCSICGKGFTDSPNLLIHQRVHTGERTFTCSDSLSSNLLKHQQLHKRLQGWILLLLLQMVDDTKLGSIVNCEEDSVELQKDIDM; encoded by the exons agctcctgagCACGGAACAGAAGACTCCTTTACAAcggtgtttagagtcaggaagaacaacggtgaatgctggaaacgtgctgtcaaatcagacaCTGGAGTataactgtgatctgttcctgact GTGTCAAGACTGAAACATTATCGGGAAGACTGCAACGCTCagtcatcacagttcacaatacatgaACTTGTTCACAAtgataagagaccttttaaatgttctgactgcgcAAAAAGCTTTAAAAGCAAAAAGCATCTggcgacacaccagcgagttcacactggggagagaccgttcacctgttctatttgtgggaaaggattcactgatTCACCAAACCTGCTGatccaccagcgagttcacactggggagaggccattcacctgctctatctgtgggaaaggattcactgatTCACCAAACCTGCTGatccaccagcgagttcacactggggagaggccattcacctggtctgtatgtgggaagggattcactgaacCTGCAGATCCACCa cgagttcacactggggagaggccattcacctgctctatctgtgggaaaggattcactgatTCACTGAACCTGCAGatccaccagcaagttcacactggggagaggtcatTCACCTGCTCTatttgtgggaaaggattcactgatTCACCAAACCTGCTGatccaccagcgagttcacactggggagaggacattcacctgctct gattcactgtcatccaacctgctgaaacatCAGCAACTTCACAAGCGACTacagggttggattctgctgttattgctgcagatggtggatgatacaaaacttggaagcattgtgaactgtgaggaggatagtgtagaacttcaaaaggatatagacatgtAG